A DNA window from Setaria viridis chromosome 2, Setaria_viridis_v4.0, whole genome shotgun sequence contains the following coding sequences:
- the LOC117843079 gene encoding uncharacterized protein: MALRFLSSDVRVDLDLRDSPPADSPPPTSQGGSSNGAKAGVARKMKEVDHLLAKLEKEGVEIDGKIASVIDDGIARIKAEAARENINEQEGIGKVLLLAIASVALGFIMGVDWFEDAILEELAKSRRS; encoded by the exons ATGGCGCTGCGCTTTCTGTCCAGCGATGTTCGGGTAGATCTGGATCTCCGTGATTCGCCGCCGGCGGACTCTCCGCCTCCCACCTCTCAG GGTGGATCCAGCAATGGAGCTAAGGCTGGTGTTGCCAGGAAGATGAAGGAGGTTGATCACTTGTTGGCAAAATTAGAAAAAGAGGGAGTGGAGATAGATGGCAAGATAGCTAGCGTTATTGATGATGGGATTGCTAGAATTAAAGCTGAAGCCGCGAG GGAGAACATCAATGAGCAAGAAGGGATTGGGAAGGTATTACTGCTCGCTATTGCATCTGTTGCTCTTGGTTTCATCATGGGAGTGGACTGGTTTGAAGATGCTATCCTTGAGGAACTTGCCAAGAGCAGACGTTCTTAG